The Cellulomonas sp. S1-8 genome has a window encoding:
- a CDS encoding NAD(P)-binding domain-containing protein — MDRPPVATPAASGRRALRTPRGPRTVEVDVVVVGAGQAGLSSAYHLHRTGLVPVGSAGWEAARGTYVVLDDNPRAGGAWQHRWRSLTMADAHRVHDLPGMPLTIADPAEPAADAVPYYFAQYEEAFGLNVQRPVRVTRVERVAAADGSRFHVTTRHVDHPDEAVVWSARGLVNASGTWARPFWPAYPGRAQFRGRQLHTRDFRTAADLADGHVVVVGGGTSAVQLLLQVAQVTSTTWVTRRPPVWIDEEFTPELGREAVSVVEERVRTGRPPGSVVSVTGLPLTPAYRAGIEAGVLRARPAFTRIVPDGVVWEGGAPGVEGWVDGPSSVAARTILWATGFRASLDHLAPLGLRAPGGGIVMDGTEVVADPRVQLVGYGPSASTIGATRAGREAARRLRRTLGW; from the coding sequence ATGGACCGCCCCCCCGTCGCCACCCCAGCCGCGAGCGGTCGACGCGCCCTGCGGACCCCGCGCGGCCCGCGCACGGTCGAGGTCGACGTGGTCGTGGTGGGGGCCGGCCAGGCCGGGCTGTCCAGCGCGTACCACCTGCACCGCACGGGCCTCGTGCCCGTCGGGTCGGCCGGCTGGGAGGCCGCGCGCGGGACGTACGTCGTGCTGGACGACAACCCCCGCGCGGGCGGCGCGTGGCAGCACCGGTGGCGCTCGCTGACGATGGCGGACGCGCACCGCGTCCACGACCTGCCGGGCATGCCCCTGACGATCGCGGACCCCGCGGAGCCGGCCGCCGACGCCGTGCCCTACTACTTCGCGCAGTACGAGGAGGCCTTCGGGCTCAACGTGCAGCGCCCCGTGCGTGTGACGCGCGTCGAGCGGGTCGCCGCCGCCGACGGGTCGCGGTTCCACGTGACGACCCGGCACGTGGACCACCCGGACGAGGCCGTCGTGTGGTCCGCGCGGGGACTCGTCAACGCGTCGGGCACGTGGGCCCGGCCGTTCTGGCCCGCCTACCCGGGACGCGCGCAGTTCCGCGGGCGCCAGCTGCACACGCGCGACTTCCGCACCGCGGCCGACCTCGCCGACGGGCACGTCGTGGTGGTCGGCGGCGGCACGTCGGCCGTGCAGCTGCTGCTGCAGGTCGCGCAGGTCACGTCGACCACCTGGGTGACCCGCCGACCACCCGTGTGGATCGACGAGGAGTTCACGCCCGAGCTGGGCCGCGAGGCCGTCTCCGTCGTCGAGGAGCGCGTGCGTACCGGGCGTCCGCCGGGCTCGGTGGTGTCCGTGACCGGGCTGCCGCTGACTCCCGCGTACCGCGCCGGCATCGAGGCGGGCGTGCTCCGCGCGCGGCCGGCGTTCACGCGCATCGTCCCCGACGGCGTGGTGTGGGAGGGCGGAGCGCCGGGCGTCGAGGGCTGGGTCGACGGGCCGTCGTCGGTCGCGGCCCGCACGATCCTGTGGGCCACCGGCTTCCGTGCGTCCCTCGACCACCTGGCACCCCTCGGTCTGCGCGCCCCCGGCGGCGGCATCGTGATGGACGGCACCGAGGTCGTCGCCGACCCCCGCGTCCAGCTCGTCGGCTACGGGCCCAGCGCGTCGACGATCGGCGCCACCCGTGCGGGCCGGGAGGCCGCCCGCCGCCTCCGCCGCACCCTGGGCTGGTAG
- the mshD gene encoding mycothiol synthase: protein MSSDIEVPTSLAAVTGPLPPAQADAVRSLHHAAARHDGVPPLSEQPLLWLTDEEAPVVHLLAYQGPADEPADEHDATPADTHGDAPADGLVGYAQLDVGSSTTVRAELVVAPAHRRRGVARALLERAASEAATVPERRLHVWAHGDLPAARAAAATTGLVVVRELWRMAVDLTQHPPADAPLPHGVQVRTFVPGQDEDAWRRVNARAFAHHPEQGRMTSADLRARESEPWFDPAGFLLAERDGQLLGSVWTKVHPAGDAPDAGPDEQVGEIYVVGVDPDAQGLGMGRALTSLGLAYLRDRGLRTVILYTGAENTVAVHTYERAGFTRAAADVMYGPPAPGSPAGGVPLVQVNDDDTTCSSDDATMGT, encoded by the coding sequence ATGTCGTCCGACATCGAGGTCCCGACGTCGCTCGCGGCGGTCACCGGGCCGTTGCCCCCCGCGCAGGCCGACGCGGTGCGCTCGCTGCACCACGCGGCCGCGCGCCACGACGGCGTCCCCCCGCTGTCGGAGCAGCCGCTGCTGTGGCTGACCGACGAGGAGGCGCCCGTCGTGCACCTCCTCGCGTACCAGGGGCCCGCCGACGAGCCCGCGGACGAGCACGACGCCACGCCCGCCGACACCCACGGCGATGCGCCGGCCGACGGGCTCGTCGGGTACGCGCAGCTCGACGTGGGCAGCTCGACGACCGTGCGTGCCGAGCTCGTCGTCGCCCCCGCGCACCGCCGTCGGGGCGTCGCGCGGGCTCTGCTGGAGCGTGCCGCGTCCGAGGCGGCGACCGTCCCGGAGCGTCGGCTGCACGTGTGGGCGCACGGCGACCTGCCGGCGGCCCGCGCGGCCGCCGCCACGACGGGCCTGGTCGTCGTGCGCGAGCTGTGGCGCATGGCCGTCGACCTGACGCAGCACCCGCCCGCCGACGCACCGCTGCCGCACGGCGTGCAGGTGCGCACGTTCGTCCCGGGGCAGGACGAGGACGCGTGGCGGCGCGTCAACGCGCGCGCCTTCGCGCACCATCCCGAGCAGGGCCGGATGACGTCGGCGGACCTGCGGGCGCGCGAGTCCGAGCCGTGGTTCGACCCGGCCGGCTTCCTGCTGGCCGAGCGGGACGGCCAGCTCCTCGGCTCGGTGTGGACCAAGGTGCACCCGGCGGGCGACGCCCCGGACGCCGGACCCGACGAGCAGGTCGGCGAGATCTACGTCGTCGGCGTCGACCCGGACGCGCAGGGCCTGGGGATGGGCCGCGCCCTGACGTCGCTCGGGCTGGCGTACCTGCGCGACCGCGGGCTGCGGACCGTGATCCTGTACACGGGCGCGGAGAACACGGTCGCGGTGCACACCTACGAGCGGGCCGGTTTCACCCGCGCCGCCGCCGACGTGATGTACGGCCCGCCGGCCCCCGGCAGCCCCGCCGGGGGCGTCCCCCTCGTCCAGGTGAACGACGACGACACGACGTGTTCATCCGACGATGCCACGATGGGCACATGA
- a CDS encoding RNA degradosome polyphosphate kinase, whose protein sequence is MTDATAIDPALAERIAEHVESAEDPTRPADEALPDDRFLDRELSWLAFNQRVLELAEDADLPLLERVRFLAIFASNLDEFFMVRVAGLKRRIATGIAVTAASGLSPRKVLEAISERARALMERHAQVLVEDIKPALAAEGITIVRWDDLGDAEQDRLHKYFRRQMFPVLTPLAVDPAHPFPYISGLSLNLAVSVVNPVSGKEHFARVKVPPLLPRYIAVDAAGRPSAPVPQTAAPDRGPMSFVPVEDVIAQHLDMLFPGMEVREFHTFRITRNEDVEVEEDDAENLLKAMEKELLRRRFGPPVRLEIAEGISPRVRKLLIRELGMSEDDVYELPAPLDHTGLNLIADLDRSELQFPRFVPATHRYLSEVESATPTDVFAAIRAHDILLHHPYDSFSTSVQTFLEQAASDPHVLAIKQTLYRTSGDSPIVDALIDAAQAGKQVLALVEIKARFDEQNNISWARKLEQAGVHVVYGIVGLKTHCKLSLVVRQEADGLRRYSHVGTGNYHPKTARLYTDLGLLTADPDVGQDLTRLFNQLSGYAPKSRFHRLLVAPRSVRTGLLERIERESAAARRGETAWIRIKVNSMVDEAIIDALYRASQAGVPVDINVRGICALRPGVPGLSETIRVHSILGRFLEHSRVFAFAHATPSEEDTFDGPEVYIGSADLMHRNLDRRVEALVRVAEPAQVTELVGYLEESMDDGTSSWRLRPDGEWVRHHVGPDGPLVDLQEVLIHRQRRRRGATR, encoded by the coding sequence ATGACCGACGCCACCGCGATCGACCCTGCGCTCGCCGAGCGCATCGCCGAGCACGTGGAGTCCGCCGAGGACCCCACGCGCCCGGCGGACGAAGCCTTGCCGGACGACCGCTTCCTCGACCGTGAGCTCTCCTGGTTGGCCTTCAACCAACGGGTCCTCGAGCTCGCCGAGGACGCCGACCTCCCCCTGCTGGAACGCGTGCGCTTCCTCGCGATCTTCGCGTCCAACCTCGACGAGTTCTTCATGGTGCGCGTCGCGGGCCTCAAGCGGCGCATCGCGACGGGCATCGCGGTCACCGCGGCGTCGGGGCTCTCGCCCCGCAAGGTCCTCGAGGCGATCAGCGAGCGGGCGCGGGCGCTCATGGAGCGCCACGCGCAGGTCCTCGTGGAGGACATCAAGCCGGCGCTCGCGGCCGAGGGCATCACGATCGTCCGCTGGGACGACCTGGGCGACGCCGAGCAGGACCGGCTGCACAAGTACTTCCGCCGCCAGATGTTCCCCGTCCTGACCCCGCTCGCGGTGGACCCGGCGCACCCCTTCCCGTACATCTCGGGGCTGTCGCTGAACCTCGCGGTCAGCGTCGTGAACCCGGTGAGCGGCAAGGAGCACTTCGCGCGCGTCAAGGTGCCGCCGCTGCTGCCGCGGTACATCGCGGTCGACGCCGCGGGACGGCCGTCGGCCCCCGTGCCGCAGACCGCGGCGCCGGACCGCGGCCCGATGTCGTTCGTCCCCGTCGAGGACGTCATCGCCCAGCACCTCGACATGCTGTTCCCCGGCATGGAGGTCCGCGAGTTCCACACGTTCCGCATCACGCGCAACGAGGACGTGGAGGTCGAGGAGGACGACGCCGAGAACCTGCTCAAGGCGATGGAGAAGGAGCTGCTGCGTCGCCGGTTCGGCCCGCCGGTGCGCCTGGAGATCGCCGAGGGTATCAGCCCGCGGGTGCGCAAGCTGCTGATCCGCGAGCTCGGCATGTCCGAGGACGACGTCTACGAGCTCCCGGCCCCGCTGGACCACACCGGCCTGAACCTCATCGCCGACCTGGACCGCTCCGAGCTGCAGTTCCCGCGGTTCGTCCCGGCGACGCACCGGTACCTCTCGGAGGTCGAGTCCGCGACGCCGACGGACGTGTTCGCGGCGATCCGCGCGCACGACATCCTGCTGCACCACCCGTACGACTCGTTCTCGACGTCCGTGCAGACGTTCCTCGAGCAGGCCGCGTCGGACCCGCACGTGCTCGCCATCAAGCAGACGCTGTACCGCACGTCGGGCGACTCCCCCATCGTCGACGCCCTCATCGACGCCGCGCAGGCGGGCAAGCAGGTGCTCGCGCTCGTCGAGATCAAGGCGCGGTTCGACGAGCAGAACAACATCTCGTGGGCGCGCAAGCTCGAGCAGGCGGGCGTGCACGTCGTGTACGGGATCGTCGGGCTCAAGACGCACTGCAAGCTGTCCCTCGTCGTGCGGCAGGAGGCCGACGGGCTGCGCCGCTACAGCCACGTCGGCACGGGCAACTACCACCCGAAGACCGCGCGCCTGTACACCGACCTGGGGCTGCTGACGGCCGACCCGGACGTCGGCCAGGACCTCACGCGGCTGTTCAACCAGCTGTCGGGCTACGCGCCGAAGTCCCGGTTCCACCGCCTGCTCGTCGCGCCGCGGTCGGTGCGCACGGGCCTGCTGGAGCGCATCGAGCGCGAGTCCGCGGCAGCGCGGCGCGGCGAGACGGCGTGGATCCGGATCAAGGTCAACTCGATGGTCGACGAGGCGATCATCGACGCGCTGTACCGCGCGTCCCAGGCGGGCGTGCCGGTCGACATCAACGTGCGCGGCATCTGCGCGTTGCGTCCCGGTGTCCCGGGGCTCTCCGAGACGATCCGGGTGCACTCGATCCTGGGACGTTTCCTCGAGCACTCCCGGGTCTTCGCGTTCGCGCACGCGACCCCGTCCGAGGAGGACACGTTCGACGGGCCGGAGGTGTACATCGGCTCCGCGGACCTCATGCACCGCAACCTGGACCGCCGGGTCGAGGCGCTCGTCCGCGTGGCGGAGCCGGCGCAGGTCACCGAGCTCGTCGGGTACCTCGAGGAGTCGATGGACGACGGCACGTCGTCGTGGCGCCTGCGTCCCGACGGCGAGTGGGTGCGCCACCACGTCGGCCCGGACGGACCGCTCGTGGACCTGCAGGAGGTGCTGATCCACCGTCAGAGGCGTCGGCGGGGCGCCACCCGGTGA
- a CDS encoding NUDIX hydrolase, producing MAAGALVWRVRATRLQVALVHRPRYRDWSWPKGKLEPGELAPVAAVREVEEETGMSVVLGLPLPGLEYGLADGRDKVVHYWAARQAGRGDDAPLRARPPVPHADRAEIDHWEWFDVPEAGRRLTRRADREPLDALAEAHDKGRLDTRAVVVARHGQARKRHLWGGTEDDRPLTGLGLRQAAAITPVLAAFGVARIVTSRWERCAATVAPYAAAAGLEPDVADVLTESQHEESPGRVAAAVRAVMDTRQDTVLCTHRPVLPTVLDVLSAHSPRPVADSLPVDNPFLSPGEVLVAHAGETPRGVRVLAVERHRSSVTAD from the coding sequence GTGGCCGCGGGCGCTCTCGTCTGGCGCGTGCGCGCGACGCGCCTGCAGGTGGCGCTCGTGCACCGCCCGCGGTACCGCGACTGGTCGTGGCCCAAGGGCAAGCTCGAGCCGGGTGAGCTCGCGCCCGTCGCGGCCGTGCGGGAGGTCGAGGAGGAGACGGGGATGTCCGTCGTCCTGGGCCTGCCGCTGCCCGGCCTGGAGTACGGGCTGGCGGACGGTCGCGACAAGGTGGTGCACTACTGGGCCGCACGGCAGGCGGGGCGCGGCGACGACGCCCCGTTGCGGGCACGGCCACCGGTGCCGCACGCCGACCGCGCGGAGATCGACCACTGGGAGTGGTTCGACGTGCCGGAGGCCGGACGTCGGCTGACGCGCCGCGCGGACCGCGAACCGCTGGACGCGCTGGCCGAGGCGCACGACAAGGGTCGACTCGACACCCGCGCGGTCGTCGTCGCGCGGCACGGCCAGGCCCGCAAGCGCCACCTGTGGGGCGGCACCGAGGACGACCGGCCCCTGACGGGCCTGGGCCTGCGGCAGGCGGCCGCGATCACCCCGGTGCTGGCCGCCTTCGGCGTCGCGCGCATCGTGACGAGCCGGTGGGAGCGCTGCGCGGCGACCGTCGCGCCGTACGCGGCGGCGGCGGGGCTGGAGCCGGACGTCGCGGACGTCCTGACGGAGTCGCAGCACGAGGAGTCCCCGGGGCGTGTAGCCGCGGCGGTGCGCGCGGTGATGGACACCCGTCAGGACACCGTGCTGTGCACGCACCGTCCCGTCCTGCCGACGGTCCTGGACGTGCTGTCCGCGCACAGTCCCCGCCCGGTCGCGGACTCGCTCCCGGTCGACAACCCGTTCCTGTCGCCGGGCGAGGTGCTCGTCGCGCACGCGGGCGAGACGCCGCGGGGCGTCCGGGTGCTCGCGGTCGAGCGGCACCGGTCGTCCGTGACGGCGGACTGA
- a CDS encoding inorganic phosphate transporter — protein sequence MEPVLVVFVVALALGFDYTNGFHDAANAIATSVSTRALTPRAALIMAAVMNFTGALLGTEVAETIATSIVNLQDAPPHSALVVVLCALVGAITWNLITWWYGLPSSSTHALIGGLVGAGLAAGFGIFGSAILEKVVLPMIFSPLIGFLLAFLVMAGLLWIIRNRAPSKVNRRFRIAQTVSAAAMALGHGLQDAQKTMGVIYLALLTAGWASPDDGIPLWVKLAAAAAISLGTYAGGWRIMRTLGRKIIELDPARGFVAESVSAVVLYVNAFALHAPVSTTHTITSAIMGVGATKRLSAVRWGVAKNIAGAWILTIPAAASVAAVVFWVLHPILG from the coding sequence GTGGAACCTGTGCTCGTCGTCTTCGTGGTCGCGCTCGCCCTCGGGTTCGACTACACGAACGGCTTCCACGACGCCGCGAACGCGATCGCGACGTCCGTCTCGACACGGGCGCTGACGCCCCGCGCCGCGCTGATCATGGCCGCGGTGATGAACTTCACGGGCGCCCTGCTGGGCACGGAGGTCGCCGAGACCATCGCGACGTCCATCGTCAACCTGCAGGACGCACCGCCGCACTCGGCGCTCGTCGTCGTGCTGTGCGCGCTCGTCGGGGCGATCACCTGGAACCTGATCACCTGGTGGTACGGGCTGCCGTCGTCGTCGACGCACGCCCTCATCGGCGGGCTCGTCGGTGCGGGGCTTGCCGCCGGGTTCGGCATCTTCGGCTCGGCGATCCTCGAGAAGGTCGTCCTGCCGATGATCTTCTCCCCGCTCATCGGGTTCCTCCTCGCGTTCCTCGTCATGGCGGGGCTGCTGTGGATCATCCGCAACCGCGCACCGAGCAAGGTCAACCGCCGCTTCCGCATCGCGCAGACCGTGTCCGCCGCGGCGATGGCGCTGGGCCACGGCCTGCAGGACGCGCAGAAGACCATGGGCGTCATCTACCTGGCGCTGCTCACCGCGGGCTGGGCCAGCCCGGACGACGGCATCCCCCTGTGGGTCAAGCTCGCCGCCGCCGCCGCGATCTCGCTCGGCACCTACGCCGGCGGGTGGCGCATCATGCGCACGCTCGGGCGCAAGATCATCGAGCTCGACCCCGCGCGGGGCTTCGTCGCCGAGTCCGTGTCGGCCGTCGTCCTGTACGTGAACGCGTTCGCGCTGCACGCGCCGGTCTCGACGACGCACACCATCACGTCCGCGATCATGGGCGTCGGCGCGACCAAGCGGCTGTCGGCCGTGCGGTGGGGCGTCGCCAAGAACATCGCCGGTGCGTGGATCCTCACGATCCCCGCCGCCGCCTCGGTCGCCGCCGTCGTGTTCTGGGTGCTGCACCCGATCCTGGGCTGA
- a CDS encoding DUF47 domain-containing protein, whose amino-acid sequence MRLRLTPRDTSFFDLFAASAAHLVTGANLLAEMLGADRATRKELNKRMAAAEHDADDATHTIMRRLNKTFVTPFDRDDIYNLASALDDCMDYMDEASDLIVLYKVDELPARVSDQIQVLQRAAELTAEAMPRLRSMDSLQEYWVEVNRLENQADKSHRKLLAQMFDEIADPILLMKLKEIVEKLEDAADAFEKVANTVETIALKES is encoded by the coding sequence GTGCGCCTGCGCCTCACACCGCGCGACACCTCGTTCTTCGACCTCTTCGCCGCATCCGCCGCTCACCTCGTGACCGGCGCGAACCTGCTGGCCGAGATGCTCGGCGCCGACCGCGCCACCCGCAAGGAGCTCAACAAGCGGATGGCCGCGGCGGAGCACGACGCGGACGACGCGACGCACACGATCATGCGGCGTCTGAACAAGACCTTCGTCACCCCGTTCGACCGCGACGACATCTACAACCTCGCCTCCGCGCTGGACGACTGCATGGACTACATGGACGAGGCGTCCGACCTCATCGTCCTGTACAAGGTCGACGAGCTCCCGGCGCGGGTCTCGGACCAGATCCAGGTGCTCCAGCGCGCCGCCGAGCTCACCGCCGAGGCCATGCCCCGGCTGCGCTCCATGGACTCGCTGCAGGAGTACTGGGTCGAGGTGAACCGCCTCGAGAACCAGGCCGACAAGTCGCACCGCAAGCTGCTCGCGCAGATGTTCGACGAGATCGCCGACCCGATCCTGCTCATGAAGCTCAAGGAGATCGTCGAGAAGCTCGAGGACGCGGCCGACGCGTTCGAGAAGGTGGCCAACACGGTCGAGACGATCGCGCTCAAGGAGTCCTGA
- a CDS encoding MDR family MFS transporter → MSSTRTTVDDTVDDTGTPSPTAMTHRQVLEALSGILLGMFVSILATSVVSTSLPRIITDLGGSQSAFTWVVTATLLTMTVSTPVWGKLADITDRKRLVQVALVISVVSSALAGLSHSTEMLIAMRAFQGIGAGGLTALGTVLIADIISPRERGRYMGLMGAVMAVGMVGGPLLGGVITDAAGWRWNFFVGLPFAVAAIVVLQRTLHLPAVVRRRVRIDWAGALLLAASVATLLLWVTFAGTSFAWLSWQTAAMVGGSALGVVALVRVESRAAEPMIPLRLFRNRTVVLTVLASVAVGIALFGTQVFLSQYMQLARGKTPTESGLLTIPMVVGTFLASTLSGRAISASGRYKRIMVVGAVLLTGGLGLMGTIDESTSFTLVGLYMLVVGCGVGMLMQNLVLATQNTLPIADLGAGTATVAFFRTLGGAIGVSALGALLSNRVSHLLVDGLTGIGVDPAALGAGGTTSLPDLATLPAPVRGVVEHAFGVGVADLFLVGAPIALLALVAVLALREVPLGRASGVEQRLAAQAERSEPVAAA, encoded by the coding sequence GTGAGCAGCACCCGAACGACCGTCGACGACACCGTCGACGACACCGGCACCCCCAGCCCCACCGCCATGACCCACCGCCAGGTCCTCGAGGCCCTGTCCGGGATCCTGCTGGGCATGTTCGTCTCGATCCTCGCGACGAGCGTCGTCTCGACGTCCCTGCCGCGCATCATCACGGACCTCGGCGGCAGCCAGTCCGCCTTCACGTGGGTCGTCACCGCGACCCTGCTGACCATGACCGTCTCGACACCCGTCTGGGGCAAGCTCGCCGACATCACCGACCGCAAGCGGCTCGTCCAGGTCGCGCTGGTCATCTCCGTGGTGTCGTCCGCGCTGGCCGGCCTGTCGCACAGCACCGAGATGCTCATCGCGATGCGCGCGTTCCAGGGCATCGGCGCCGGCGGCCTGACGGCGCTGGGCACCGTGCTCATCGCCGACATCATCAGCCCCCGCGAGCGCGGCCGGTACATGGGCCTCATGGGCGCCGTGATGGCCGTCGGCATGGTCGGCGGCCCGCTGCTGGGCGGCGTCATCACCGACGCCGCGGGCTGGCGCTGGAACTTCTTCGTCGGCCTGCCGTTCGCCGTCGCCGCGATCGTCGTGCTGCAGCGCACGCTGCACCTGCCCGCCGTCGTGCGCCGCCGCGTGCGCATCGACTGGGCCGGCGCGCTCCTGCTCGCGGCGTCCGTCGCGACGCTGCTGCTGTGGGTGACGTTCGCCGGGACGTCGTTCGCGTGGCTGTCGTGGCAGACCGCGGCCATGGTCGGCGGCTCCGCGCTCGGCGTCGTGGCGCTCGTCCGGGTGGAGTCGCGCGCGGCCGAGCCGATGATCCCCCTGCGCCTGTTCCGCAACCGCACCGTCGTGCTCACCGTGCTCGCGTCGGTCGCCGTCGGCATCGCGCTGTTCGGCACGCAGGTCTTCCTCAGCCAGTACATGCAGCTCGCCCGGGGCAAGACGCCCACCGAGTCCGGCCTGCTGACCATCCCCATGGTCGTCGGCACGTTCCTCGCCTCGACGCTGTCGGGCCGCGCGATCTCCGCGAGCGGACGCTACAAGCGGATCATGGTCGTCGGCGCCGTCCTGCTGACGGGCGGCCTCGGCCTCATGGGCACCATCGACGAGAGCACGAGCTTCACGCTCGTCGGGCTGTACATGCTGGTCGTCGGCTGCGGTGTGGGCATGCTCATGCAGAACCTCGTCCTGGCGACGCAGAACACCCTCCCGATCGCGGACCTGGGGGCCGGCACGGCGACCGTCGCGTTCTTCCGCACGCTCGGGGGCGCCATCGGCGTCTCGGCCCTGGGCGCGCTGCTGTCGAACCGTGTCTCGCACCTGCTCGTCGACGGCCTGACGGGCATCGGCGTCGACCCGGCCGCGCTGGGCGCCGGCGGCACGACGTCCCTGCCGGACCTGGCCACGCTGCCCGCGCCCGTCCGCGGTGTCGTCGAGCACGCGTTCGGCGTCGGTGTCGCGGACCTGTTCCTCGTCGGTGCGCCGATCGCCCTGCTGGCGCTCGTGGCGGTCCTCGCGCTGCGCGAGGTGCCGCTGGGGCGCGCGTCCGGCGTCGAGCAGCGCCTCGCCGCGCAGGCCGAGCGCTCAGAGCCCGTCGCCGCCGCCTGA
- a CDS encoding MarR family winged helix-turn-helix transcriptional regulator produces MSDDPVLRVERELGLFLRRARAASAGLARTVHPDLDASAYLLLATVARTPGTRASDLADLLGVGRGTMSRQVARLERLGLLARSADPSDSRSQPLALTGEGERRLAHARTGRQEYMRRSLDAWQADELTQLADLLARLNEDLVRAAPPTSGGGDGL; encoded by the coding sequence ATGAGCGACGACCCTGTGCTGCGCGTCGAGCGGGAGCTGGGGCTCTTCCTGCGCCGGGCGCGTGCCGCGTCGGCGGGTCTGGCCCGCACGGTGCACCCGGACCTCGACGCGTCCGCGTACCTGCTGCTCGCGACGGTGGCCCGCACGCCGGGCACGCGCGCGAGCGACCTCGCGGACCTCCTGGGTGTCGGCCGGGGCACGATGTCGCGGCAGGTCGCCCGGCTGGAGCGGCTGGGGCTGCTCGCGCGGTCGGCCGACCCCAGCGACTCGCGCAGCCAGCCGCTCGCGCTGACCGGCGAGGGGGAGCGCCGGCTCGCGCACGCCCGGACCGGCCGGCAGGAGTACATGCGCCGGTCCCTCGACGCGTGGCAGGCCGACGAGCTGACACAGCTCGCCGACCTGCTCGCGCGCCTCAACGAGGACCTCGTGCGCGCCGCGCCCCCGACGTCAGGCGGCGGCGACGGGCTCTGA
- a CDS encoding nuclease-related domain-containing protein, with product MDEVLTVRRWRRYGADRLYVTHETGARVGSVDLQSGEVVADDPVLEARVRRAAQAYLRSDVPELVLPVTSELASIEALEGAGVEAWLGDDDEPRGERGSPVGSRLDRLAEEGWQAVHDVPLGRQGSVVEHLLIGPGGIYTVTERRHPGSRVRAAAGTMHVDGRAVTYLRDARLEAARVQGLLLSAGCSGIGVRAVLVVTGDLERDVQHPVQDALVIARHEVPNIFRRLPERLDPARVSAIAQVARRRATWAR from the coding sequence GTGGACGAGGTCCTGACTGTTCGGCGATGGCGGCGTTACGGTGCCGACCGCCTCTACGTGACGCACGAGACGGGTGCGCGCGTGGGTTCCGTCGATCTTCAGTCCGGCGAGGTCGTGGCCGACGACCCCGTCCTGGAGGCCCGGGTCCGGCGCGCGGCCCAGGCGTACCTGCGGTCCGACGTCCCCGAGCTGGTCCTGCCCGTCACCTCCGAGCTCGCGTCCATCGAGGCTCTCGAGGGTGCGGGCGTCGAGGCGTGGCTCGGCGACGACGACGAGCCGCGCGGCGAGCGGGGCAGCCCGGTCGGCTCGCGCCTGGACCGCCTCGCCGAGGAGGGTTGGCAGGCGGTGCACGACGTGCCGCTCGGCCGGCAGGGGAGCGTCGTGGAGCACCTCCTGATCGGCCCCGGCGGCATCTACACGGTCACCGAGCGCCGCCATCCCGGCAGCCGTGTGCGCGCCGCCGCGGGCACGATGCACGTCGACGGCCGCGCCGTGACGTACCTGCGCGACGCGCGCCTCGAGGCGGCGCGCGTGCAGGGCCTGCTGCTGTCCGCCGGGTGCTCCGGCATCGGCGTGCGGGCCGTCCTCGTGGTCACGGGTGACCTCGAGCGGGACGTGCAGCACCCGGTCCAGGACGCCCTGGTCATCGCGCGCCACGAGGTGCCCAACATCTTCCGCCGGCTGCCCGAGCGGCTCGACCCCGCCCGCGTCTCCGCGATCGCGCAGGTCGCGCGGCGCCGCGCCACCTGGGCGCGCTGA
- the msrB gene encoding peptide-methionine (R)-S-oxide reductase MsrB, with product MTYPVTKSDDQWALELEPQEFAVLRRAGTERAWTGALLDEHRAGVYRCRACDNELFRSDTKFDSHCGWPSFFSPLAGDRVELITDRTLGMVRTEVRCARCGSHLGHVFDDAPQTPTGDRFCMNSVSLTFEPTPATDA from the coding sequence GTGACCTACCCCGTGACCAAGAGCGACGACCAGTGGGCGCTCGAGCTCGAGCCGCAGGAGTTCGCGGTGCTGCGCCGCGCGGGCACCGAGCGTGCGTGGACCGGCGCGCTGCTCGACGAGCACCGCGCGGGCGTGTACCGCTGCCGCGCGTGCGACAACGAGCTGTTCCGCTCCGACACCAAGTTCGACTCGCACTGCGGGTGGCCGAGCTTCTTCTCCCCGCTGGCCGGCGACCGCGTCGAGCTCATCACGGACCGCACCCTGGGCATGGTCCGCACCGAGGTGCGCTGCGCGCGCTGCGGGTCCCACCTGGGTCACGTCTTCGACGACGCACCGCAGACGCCGACGGGCGACCGGTTCTGCATGAACTCCGTCAGCCTCACGTTCGAGCCGACGCCCGCGACGGACGCCTGA